AAGCCATTATAATCTCTTATATCAGTTTCTACCCCCCCCCTACACCTACAAGATGATTATCAAGCGGTAGATTGGAGCAAAAATCAAACTCTTTCTTAAAGGCAACTATTTGATTTTTTTGCCATTCTGATTCCCACCACCCACGATGCGCTATAATTTGCATAATCACTTCCCAAATTAAAAACTTTCGCGCAAATTATAGAGTATTTTTATAAAAATAAACCTAAAATTTAGCGCAACACAAGAAAAAATTTGCTACTTTTCTTTTTCTATGGTGAATCTTAAAAATTTTATATAGGAACACAATGCAAGAAACAATTGATTTAATTGCAAAATATGGGTATGTTATTTTATTCCTTTACTCTTTAGGCGGTGGTTTTGTAGCACTCATTGGCGCAAGTGTATTAAGTTTTGCCGGGAAAATGGATATTACACTAAGTATCCTTGTAGCAAGTATTGCGAATTTTATAGGGGATTTAATGCTTTTTTATATGGCGCGTTACCAAAAGGTTATGATGCAACCCTATTTAGCAAAACACCGCAGAAAATTAGCCCTTGTGCATATCTTAATGCGCAAATACGGCTCTTTTATTATTGTGATTAAAAAATATATTTATGGGCTAAAAACGCTCGTCCCAATTGCGATTGCTCTAACGCCCTACTCTCTTGCAAAATTTAATCTCTACAACGCATTAGGTGCGATAATTTGGGGGATTAGTATTGGACTTTTAGGGTATTTCTCTGGTGGTATCTTAATAGAAACTTTCACAATGCTAGGGAAATATCCATTTCTAGCCCCTGTTTTTATTGCAATTTTACTCGGCGGTCTATGGCTTTGGCTAAGTCGCGCTACAAAAAGGAAATAAATGGTATTACGCAATTGTATTAAAGAAAGAGTTTTAATCCTAGATGGTGCAATGGGAACAGAAATCCAAAAGCACAATATACAAACTTGGGGTGTTAATGCAAAAGGTGAAAAACTAGATGGTTGCTCAGAAGCACTCAATCTTTATGCAAAAGACATAATAAAAGCGATTCATACAAGCTATTTACAAGCTGGTGCAAATATCCTAAAAACTAACACTTTTGGCGTAATGCCTTGGGTTTTAGCAGAATATGGATTAGAAGAGCATTGCAAAGAAATTGCAAAAACTGGAGTAGAACTTGCAAAAGAATGTATTAAAAAACACTCTCCTTTAAAAAATCAAAACAATGCATTATTTGTTGCTGCATCTTTAGGTCCCGGAACAAAACTTCCAAGTTTAGGGCATATTACTTATGATTCAATGGAAGAAGGCTATGCATTATGCGTAGAAGGCTTTAAAGAAGCGGACGCAGATGTGATTTTACTAGAAACCGCACAAGACCCCTTACAAATCAAAGCCGCCCTTAATGCAATAAAAAATACAGCACCAGAAATCCCTATAATGGTATCTGTAACCATTGAAACAACAGGCACAATGCTTATAGGCACAGATATTACAACGCTATTTCACATTTTAGAACCTTACGATTTACTTTCTTTGGGAATTAATTGTGGTTTAGGACCTGATTTAGCACACAAACATTTAGTTACCCTTAGCGAAGTTTGTAAATTCCCAATTTCCATACATACCAATGCTGGACTCCCTGAAAATCGTGGCGGTGTTACTTACTATCCGATGGATGCAGAAGAGTTTAGCACCATTGAAAAAAGCTTTTTAGAGATTCCGGGTGTCGCCTTTTTAGGGGGTTGCTGTGGCACAACGCCAGAGCATATACGCCAACTTGTGCAAAAAACACAATCCATAATCCCAAAAGCTCCAAAATGCACTTATCAACCAAGCATTACTTCATTATTTGAAGCAAAAGAGTTAAAGCAATTTCCCGCACCCTTGCTAATTGGTGAGCGTTCTAACGCAACAGGTTCAAAGGCTTTTAGAGAATTGCTTTTAAATGAAGATTACGAAGGAGCTTTAAGTGTTGGTAGTGCGCAAGTTAGAAGTGGTGCGCATTGTTTAGATTTAAGCGTAGCCTTTGCCGGCAGAGATGAAAGTAAGGATATGCAAGAGCTAATTACACGCTATGCAACAAAAATTACACTTCCATTAATGCCGGATTCCACACAAGTTAATGCGCTTGAAATTGCATTAAAGCATATTGGTGGTCGTGCGATTATTAACTCCGCAAACTTAGAAGATGGAATTACAAAATTTGACAAAGTCGCAAGTTTAGCAAAAAAATTTGGTGCAGCACTTATTTGTTTAACTATTGATGAAGAAGGAATGTGTAAAACCTTTGAGCGTAAAATTGCGTGTGCTAAAAGAATGATGGAACGCGCAATCACAATCCATAATTTACGCGAAGAGGATATTATTTTTGACCCTTTAACCTTTACAATTGGAAGTGGCGATGCGGAATATTTTGATGCGGGAATGCAAACACTAAATACCATTAAAGAATTAAGTAAGCTTTATCCAAAAGCTGGAACAACACTTGGTTTATCTAATATTTCTTTTGGACTTAGTAAAGAAGGAAGAATCTGTCTAAATTCTATTTTCTTGCACCACGCAATCAAAAATGGACTAACAAGCGCAATTGTCAATGTTTCACATATTATTCCTTATAATAAACTAGAAGCAGATGATATTAAAGTGTGTGAGAATTTAATCTTTAATACAGAACTCTCTAGCGCACCCCTTTATGCCTTTATTAAGCATTTTGAATCCAAAAACACCCTAGACCTACCAAAACAAGAACAAGATGTGCATTTAAGCATAGAAGAGAGAATCCAAAAATACTTAATAGATGGTGAATTAAATGCAATGCTAGAGCTTCTACCAAGTGCAAAAGATTCTATAAGCCCTGAAAAAATCATTAATGAAATTTTAATTGATGCAATGAAAATTGTAGGAGAACGCTTTGGAAATGGCGAAATGCAACTCCCTTTTGTCTTACAAAGTGCGGAAGTGATGAAAAAAAGCGTGGATTATTTAAATGCATTTCTACCCAAAAAACAAAGCACACACAAAACAACCATTGTTTTAGGCACGGTAAAAGGCGATGTGCACGATGTGGGTAAAAATCTCGTGGATATTATCCTAACAAACAATGGTTTTAGTGTGATTAACATAGGAATCAAAGCAGAGTTAGAAAAATTTTTAGAAGTTTTACAAACACAAAAGGTAGATTGTATCGGAATGAGCGGACTCTTAGTAAAATCCACACTTGTAATGAAAGAAAATTTAGAAGCACTTAAAAAACTTGATATTAAAATCCCTATTATGCTTGGTGGAGCAGCATTAAACCGCAATTTTGTAGAAGAATATTGTAAGCCAAATTATGATGGCGTAATTTTTTATTGCAAAGACGCCTTTGATAGTGTTGCGGCGATGCAAATTATCCAAAGTGGCGATTTTAGCGATTTAACGCTACCTAGCCAAAAAGGCACAAAAAATAAGGAAGACATAGAAGAAAACAAAATTACAAAACAAGAAGCAAGACTAAAAAAGAAACTAGATTCTACCCTAGATTCCAAAAAAGAATCTATCAATAAACCAACAAAATGCGAAATTACATTTGAATATGCAACGCATACCCCACCTTTCTTTGGCGTAAAATCTTTAGAGTTAAACGCTAATGATTTAGATTCTGTTTTTGACTATATTGATAAAGACTTACTCTTTAAACACCGCTGGGGATATAGCAAACTCAAAAAAGAAGAATACCAAATCCTAAAAGCAAAAGAATTAGAACCACTTTTAAAATCCCTAAAAGAAGAATTTATCACAAAAGAAATCTTTAAACCTGTTGTTTTATATGGCTATTTTCACACACGCACTATTGCGCCCAAAAACTTAGAGGATGGATTGATTTTAGAAGTTAGTGCTACAAAAGATTTTATAGATTCTGAACAATTTTTATTTCCTAGAAGCACGAAAAAGCCTTATTTATGTCTTAGTGATTATTTTAATCCACAGGGCGATATTTGCGCAATGCATTTAGTTTCTAGCGGAAACAACTTTGCTCCTTATGAAGCGGAACTTTACAAAAATGCACAATACCACAAATACTATTTAGCACACACTTTAGGAATGGATCTAGCTGAGGCATTAGCAGATTTTATCCACGCAAAAGTTAGAGACGCATTACAACTTGACGCAAAATGCGGACAACGCTACTCTTTTGGCTATCCTGCGTGCCCAGACCTTGCTTTAAGTGTGGGATTATTTAATCTCTTTAAACCAGAATCTTTTGGTATCACGCTAAGCGACACTTATCAAATGTCGCCAGAAGCGACAACATCCGCACTTATTGTTCCAAATAAGGAAGCAAAATATTTTGCAATCTAACCAAAAATTCCTTTTAAAGAACTAGGGTCAAAGTTTTCAAAATCAAAACTTTGTCCATTTGGTGCGCTAAATGGTAAGCTTGCTTTTTCTATTAATCCGCTAATTTGCCCCATTTTATCCATAATTTCTTGGTGCTTGTTTGCAAGATTTTCTCCCAAATCTCCTTCCATTTGGCTAGGAAGTGGCAAGGATAACGACACGCTCTCCCCGGCTAAAGAGGTTGTAAGCTCCTTTCCAAAAAGAGCTTCTCCCTTAAATTGCGCCGCCTTTGCACTTACATCTAGGGCATTTAAATCACTTCCACTGCTTTTAATTTGATTGCTTAGAGCATTTAGTGTAATATCAGCAATTTGCATTGCGCCTACCATTTCATTTGCACCTTTAATTCCATCGGTAAATTTGCGAATTTCTAATACATTTTGAGAAAGATTAGGAAGCTCTTGTGCTTCTTGTGTAGCTTGAGAAGCAACTTGTTCTTGCGTAATTTTGGATTCCACATTTAAAGTCGCTTCTGGCGTTTTATAGGCATTCCCTAATCCATAGGGATTGATTGTTGATAACATCATAACTCCTTTTAAGTTTTCTAGGAGTTAAGCATTTACTATTCCACTTTTTGTGCTTCCCTACTTTCTAATTCATTAATATTTAAGCGCACAAATTTATAACACAGAAAAATTACCAAAGGCCACAAAAGAATTAACAAAATTGTATAAAACATCTCAAAACCTCCTTAATAAGAATGCTCATCTAAATCACTAGTAGAAAGCTTTTTAGAATCCATAACTCTCCACACATACACAATATACCCAAGCACAAAAGGCACAAGCAAACTTACATAGCCCATCACACTAAGCGTGTAATAACTAGAGCTTGCATTTGCAATGGTTAGCGAGCTTTGTAAATCTGTAATTGAAGGATAAAATGCACTATTTCCCAAGCCTACATTTAAGAAAACTGCCATTACGCTAAACACCACGCCAATGCCTAGCAAAAAAATCCCTTTTGTGCATTTTAAACTTCCATAAATTCCACCAAGCACCAAAACAACACCTACAAGCAATAAGATTAAGAGTATAGGATTATCCAAAAAATTTTGCAAATACACATAAGGTTGCAAACTCACAACCCCGGCACTATCCACAAAAAACCCATCTTTTAAACAAATCCAAACGAGAAACCCTAAAAAGAAAGGTAAAAATAAAAGTGTATTAATCACAATATCTTTTCTTGCTTTTTCTACAATTTGCGCGTTATCAATAGCATTAATAAAATAACTCTCCGCTAAGATTCTACTTAAAAACACAAGCGCGATTCCTAAAAGATAGTTAAAAGGATTAGCAAGCTGCTCTAACCCCCTAAAAGCACCTCTCCATTCTACAAAGCGGTTTTCATCTAGCACAAATTCTGAGCCTGCAAAAAATGTGCTAACAGCTACACCTATCAAAAAAACACCCAAAATTCCATTGATTTTTAAAAATACTTCATAGGTTTTACTTCCTAAAAAATTGCCTTCTTTTTTTCTATATTCGTAACTAACAGCTTGTAAAATGAAGCAAAATAAAATTACCAGCCACACCCAATAAGCCCCACCAAAACTTGTGCTATAAAAGAGCGGAAATGCCGCAAAAGCTGCTCCACCAAATAACACAAGCGTCGTAAAACCAAGTTCCCATTTTCTCCCCAAGCAATTAATTAGAAGCGTTTTTTCTTGATCATTGCTTGAGAGCCTATCTATTAACCCCTGTCCTCCCTGCACAAAAAACATAAACACAAGCAATCCCCCAAGCAAACTTAAAATAATCCACCAATACACTTGCAAGCTAGCGTGTTCTAATCCAAAAAACATTGATTCTCCTTTTAGTGCGCAAAGCCTTTTTTGATTTGTTTTGCCATAATTCCAAGCTCCGCAATAAGCAAAGTGGTAAAAAGCACAAGAAAAATAAAAAATGAAATTTGCACATTAATATGTGAAAGCTTCGTTGCAGCAATATGCACAGGCATTAAATCTTGAATCGCCCAAGGTTGTCTGCCAACTTCAGCCACAATCCACCCTGCTTCTGCGGCAATATAACCTAATGGAATTGCTATCACGCATAACCAAAGGATTTTTCTAAATTTTTCTATTTTGCTTGCCATTGCCAAATACAACACTATAATAAATAAAATAAAAAAGAAGCTCCCAAGCGCAACCATTAAGTGAAAACTATAAAATGTTAAAGCAACTGGTGGCACTGCTTGTTCTTTATTCTCCAAATATCCATAGCCAAAGTTGTGCATATTTGCTTGTAAAATCTCTTTTGATTCTTGCATTAACACTGTGTTATTCTCTGCTTTTGCCGCCTTATAATCTTTGAGTGCTTGCACAGCTAATTGTCCGCTTTGAATCCTAGCATCCATTGGCGGAATCCCTTTTTCTTCATTTCCATAAAGCAAATCATCAATCCCCGCAATAAAGCCTTCTGTATCCCTTTGTCCTAGAATTGAGAGCGCATAAGGAATCGTAAAGTCAAACAAAAACACACTTTCGTCATCACCGGGCTTTTTGTTAGGATTTAAGATTCCAAATGCTACAAGCCCAGCTCTATGTTCTCCTTCATAAATCCCTTCCATTGCTGCTAATTTCATCGGCTGTTTCTGTGTAACTTGATAAGCACTCTCATCACCACTAAAGAATAAGAAAATTGAAGTTAAAAGCCCAAAAGAAGCCCCCACAACTAAGCTTTTTTTTGCTTCTATAAAATGCCTACCTTTTAGTAAATACCAAGCGCTAATCCCCATTACAAAAAGTGCAGAAATTACATATCCACTAGCAACCGTATGTAAAAACTTAGACACTGCCACAGGCGAAAGTGCTACATCTAAAAAGCTTGTCATTTCATTTCTAGCAGTATCTGGGTTAAACATCGTGCCAACAGGGTATTGCATCCAACCATTTGCCACTAAAATCCAAAATGCGCTTAAATTACTTCCAATTGCTACAAGCCAAGTAGAGATTAAATGGAATCTTTTTGAAACACGATTCCAACCAAAGAACATTACCGCAAAAAATGTCGCTTCCAAGAAAAAGGCTAAAATCCCTTCAACTGCCAAAGGTGCGCCAAAAATATCCCCCACAAACCAACTATAATTCGCCCAATTTGTGCCAAACTCAAACTCCATAATAATACCTGTTGCCACACCAATGGCAAAGTTAATTCCAAAAAGAGTTAGCCAAAATTTTGTAATCTTTTTCCACTCTTCATTGCCTGTTTTTACATAAATGCTCTCCATTATTGCGATGATAAAGGATAGCCCAAGCGTTAAAGGCACAAATAAAAAATGATAAATCGCAGTTAGTGCAAACTGCGCCCTGCTCCAATCCACACTTAATTCCATTTTATTCCTTTGTAAGATTTTCTAAAACAAATTTACTCTTTGCTTCTTGTGTTCCAAGGCTTCTCAATGAAGTATCGTAAATAAAAACTTTAAGCACGGCAAACATCACAAAGAGTTTAATAAAAATTACAAGCCACAAGGTTTTACCAAGCTTCATATTGCGGAATCCTTCCACATACATTCCTAAAATGTTTTTAAACATAGTAATCCTTAAGAGTTATCAAAAAACTTCGGATTTTAGAGAAAAGTAACTTTTTAACCGCTTAATACAAACAAAAATCAAAAAAATCTTGACTTTGTAAAATTTTTAGTTAAATTTTATTTGACTTTTTTGAAAAAATGCGTGAAATTTACCAAAACTAAAATTCCGATTCCAACTCCATAAATCACAAAAATAAACAACGCACACTCCGCCATTGTGCCAAACTTTAGCGATGGGATTAAATACCAACCATTAGCGTAAAGAGAAATCCACCATTCTTGCAAGGGGGATAAATTTTGGATTCCATTTAACACAGGAAAATCCACTCCGCAAAAACCACTAGGAGCAAAAAGACTTGGAAGCCAAGTATCAAGCGGCAAATTAAAATCAAATTTTGGATTTAACGAACACCCCTTTAGCCCAAAGATAAAAGTTTCACTCTCCAAGGCATTTTGGATTCCAATTAATCTAAATGCCGCTAAAATCCCATTAATTAGCCCATACACACAAAATGCGATTCCAACATATCTAAGCACGCAAAACATTGCAAGCAAACATCCAAAGCCCAAAACCACAAAAGCATAGCGGATATACACACATTGCTCACAAGGTTGTAGCATTAAATACTTTTGTAAAACAAAATGCGAAAATGCCACAAACAAGAACGCCAAAATCCCTAGAAAAAACCAAAATTTATTCTGTATCATTGTGTTTTTTTAACTCTTGGCTTATAAAGGTTGATTAAATAAGTGGCAAAAATTGCAATCGCCCCACCAATAAGCGTTAAAACACTAGGAATCTCTCCTAAAATAAAATAACTTGTTAATAGCGCAAACACAGGCACTAAAAGCGGATAAGAGCTTGCCTTCTCTGCACCAACTTGCGCAATCCCCATATAATAAATGCTTGTTCCAATGGCAGTTGAAAGCACAGCGATAATCAAAAGCATACACCAAAAGCGCAAATCAAAGTTAAAAATTTCTAGCATTTGTGGCTGAATCAAAAAAATAGGAGAAAACAACACTACACTAAAGAGTGTGATATAAAAATTAATCGCAATTGGATGGATTCTAATGCGCTGGCACACTAGCGTTAAAACTGCCCAATCTAGCGCACAAAGCACAAAAAAGACATTAAATTTACTAAAAAGTGTTTGTAGATTCCCTAAATCTAGCAAACAAATCCCGGCAACAATACCTAAAAACACCCCCAAAATCTCATTACCCTTAACACTCTTATTTACACCTTTTTGAATTTTGTATAATCCAAAGGTTAAAAGATACACAAACACAGGGGTAATTGTTGTTACAAGCACTCCGCCCTTACCCGCACTTCCATAATTTAAACCCACGAAAAACATTAAAGAATACAAGCAATTAAATACCGCTGCGGCAAGTAAATATTTAAAAGCCTTGCCATCAATTCTTAGTGGAATTTTAAGCATAACTACAAGTGGAATGGAAGCAAGAAGCGCTAGAAAAAATCGCCAGAAAGTTACTACATCAGCACTTGTATAAGTTACAAGCACCTTGCTACTAGGCCAAGAAGACCCCCAAAAAAACATCGCTATCACAAGCAAAATAGAAAATATAACTCCCCTAGACATTCGCTCTCTTAAAAATCAAATAGCGCATTATAACAAATCTAACGGAGCAAAGTTTGTGTAATGCGTTCAATTTGTGCCAAAAATTCCATAATTGCATAAGTATTAATTGCTACATTGCTTCTTGCTTGTGTGAGTGATAATTCCGCATCTAAAAAATCACTTGTGCTATCAATCCTTTGCGTGTAGCGATTTTTTGAAATCCTATAATTCTCCTCTGCCTGTTTTAGCGCAAGTTTAGCAATCTCTAGGGCATTAAGCGCTAGATTATAACTTTCTAAAGCGCTAAAGAGTTGCAATTCTAAATCCTCTATTAACGCTATGCGTTGTGATTCAAAGGCAAGTTTATTTGTCTTGGCGCTTTCTATATTGTATTTATCACTAAATCCATCAAAAAGATTAAGATTAAAGGCTAGTTGCACACTTGCTTCATCTTTATAGATTCCATCTCGCCCACGCAATGCATAATCATCTCCATAACGCGTATAATCCCCTATGAAATTCACTTCTGGCAAAAACTCTCCTTTAGCGCTTTGCACCAAATACCCCTTACTTTCAATAATTTTATCTATAAAAAGCAATTCTGCGCGCCTTTGAATCATCTCTTTTTTAAGATTTTCAAAATTTAGATTCCATCTTTTTGGCTCTAATTCTTCTAAATCCTTTAAAGTAATCTTTGTGCGCGTGTAACGCTCTAAATCCCTTAACGCATAGTTTAACGCACTTTGATAACTTAGTAAATTTTGCAAGGTGTTATTAAGCTCTACTTCAATTTTTAATAAATCGTTTTTTTGGATTAATCCTACACGATAAAACTCTGCATTCTCACGCCTTTGCTCTTCTAAAAGCACTTTTGATTGCTCGGCAATCTCTACATTTTTTGCTTGACGCAACACATTAATATAAGCGCTCTTAACAAGCAAAATCACATCTTCTTTTGTGGCTTCTAATTGATAATCTTGCGATTGCAACAATGCCTTAGCACTCTTTAAATTATATACATCGCTAAAACCATTAAAGAGATTATATTGCACACTTCCCCCTAAATTACCACTTGTTTTTTTATCCGCCCTTTGGAAGCGATTGCTTCTTTGTGTGCCATAAGTTAGATTAAGGCTGGGGTAAAAAGGACTTTGATAAGTTTTATAATTTGCCTTGCTCTCTTGTAATAAATACTCTTGCTCTTTAATGCTAGGATTATGGCGCAATGTTAAATCAATAGCTTCTTGCAAACTTAGCGCATTTAAGATTCCATAAAATAGCGATAAAACAATCAAAATTCTAAGCATTTTTTAGCTCCCTTTTAATAAAAAAAGAAAGTAAACAAGGAATCAAAAAGATGCTCAACACCGTAGAAAATCCTAGCCCTCCTAAAATCACAGCTCCAAGCCCCCTATAAATCTCACTCCCAGCTCCGGGTGCTACCACAAGAGGAAGCATTCCAAAAAGTGAAGTAAGAGTGCTCATATAAATAGGACGGATTCTAACACGCACTGCTTCTAAGATTCCACTTTGCGCATCCATTTCATACAAACGCACATTATGCAAACTCTGATACACAATTAAAATCGCATTATTTACAACAATTCCTACCAAAATGATAAAACCAAGCATTGTTAGCACATCTAAGGGCTGATACACCAAAAAAACATTTACCAACCAAAGCCCCAAAAATCCACCACCAACAGCAAGAGGAACGCTAAAGAGAATAATCAAAGGATAAACAAAGTCTTCATATAATGCCGCCATTAATAAGTAAATAATAAACACTGCCAACACAAAGCCCAAAATTAAAGAATCTTTAATTTTGGTTAAAGCATCTGCTGTCCCACTAAAGGAAATACTATTATTTCCTAATGCGCCACTTTCTTTTAAACGCGTTAAAATCTCTCCATTAACAAGCTCCATTGACTCTTGGATTGTAATATTTGCCGGAGGACTAAGCGTTAAAGTAATAGTGCGATTACGCTCATAATGGCGGATTTGATTTGTTCCATACTCTAGCTTTAAATCTGCAAGCGTGCTAATAGGAATAATACCTGCTGTGGAAGTATAAATACTTGCATTATAAAGCTCTTCTGGGGAGTAAATCGCACCATTTTGAGATTTTAAAACCAAATCAATCTTTTCTCTCCCTTCTTCTTTAAACTCACCAATCTTTCTTCCATCTAAAAGCACATCTAAAGCAACTCCAAAGCTATTTACATCAAGCCCAACAGCACTTATTCTCTCTAAGTTTGGATATAAATTTAACTCTGGATAAAGCAACTCCAAACTTGGGCGCGCTCGCATTTGTAAAGTTACAACCCTATTGGCTCCATATTTTTCCACAAAAACTTCTTTAATAATTTTTTCTAATGCGATTGCGCTAGCAATAAGTGATTCTATATTCTCTCCACTAAGATCAATATCCACACTACGACTTGACCCTCTACGCTCAAAAATCCCCGTTTGCAATGCTGTCCCACTCACTCCGGGGATATTTTGAATACAAGTTTTTGCAAGGGGAATTAAATCAGCCGCCCTTGTGATATCTAAAGCACGCAATCCAAAACTAAGATCAGAAGTTCCACCGATATAAAAAAGGTTATTGATTGCTGGATATTGCGCATTCCCTTCAAATCCATTACTTGCAAAATAAGGGCTTAAACACTCAAACACTTCCCGTCCTATGCTTTCTTTTTCTTGATAAGACAATCCCGGTGGTGGTGTCATTCTCCCAAAAACAAAGTTTTGATTTCCTTGTGGCAAATACTCCATTTTTGGCAACAAAACATAACTAAATGCAAAGCTTAAAAGCGTTAAACTAATAATCGTTAAGATTTTATTGCGCGAACTTTGCATAGATTTTTGGACAAAATACATTATCCAATCCACGCACCATTGTCCAAACTCTCTAATTTTCAAAGAAAAACTAGAACCACCATTATAAATTTCCTGTAAAATCTTATTTTCTTTTAAAATACTTTTCTTTGTGCCTAGCAATTTTGAACTTTGGTAACTCAAAGTTGGAATCACAATAATGGACACAAACAACGAAAAGCTCACCGCACTACTTGCAGCAATTGCAATATCCCTAAAAAGTTGCCCTGCTTCTTCTTGGATATTTAAAATAGGAATAAAAATCGCAACTGTTGTTAAGACAGAAGCAATCAACCCCCCAATCACTTCTTTTGTGCCATCAATCACTGCTTGCATTGCATTTTTTTGCATTTTTCTATGCCGATCAATATTCTCTAAAACAACAATAGCTGAATCTACAAGCATTCCCACCGCAAAAGAGATTCCCGCTAGCGAAACAACATTTAGTGTGCGATTTAAAAATGCCATCACAATAAATGTTCCAAGCACACTTAAGGGCATAGCTATGGCAATAATTAGCGTAGAGGTTAAAGAGCGCAAAAATACAAACAAAACCCCACAAGCCAAAAAAGCTCCAACAATAATATTTCCCTTAACCAATGCAATGGCTTGTTCTATATAATCCCTTTGATCGTTTGTCCATTCTAGCTTTAAACCTTTCTCTTTTAAGATTCCATTATTTAGCGTATCAAAAACGACTTCTACCGCATTTGTAAGTTCTAA
The Helicobacter winghamensis ATCC BAA-430 DNA segment above includes these coding regions:
- a CDS encoding disulfide bond formation protein B, whose translation is MIQNKFWFFLGILAFLFVAFSHFVLQKYLMLQPCEQCVYIRYAFVVLGFGCLLAMFCVLRYVGIAFCVYGLINGILAAFRLIGIQNALESETFIFGLKGCSLNPKFDFNLPLDTWLPSLFAPSGFCGVDFPVLNGIQNLSPLQEWWISLYANGWYLIPSLKFGTMAECALFIFVIYGVGIGILVLVNFTHFFKKVK
- a CDS encoding DMT family transporter, which encodes MSRGVIFSILLVIAMFFWGSSWPSSKVLVTYTSADVVTFWRFFLALLASIPLVVMLKIPLRIDGKAFKYLLAAAVFNCLYSLMFFVGLNYGSAGKGGVLVTTITPVFVYLLTFGLYKIQKGVNKSVKGNEILGVFLGIVAGICLLDLGNLQTLFSKFNVFFVLCALDWAVLTLVCQRIRIHPIAINFYITLFSVVLFSPIFLIQPQMLEIFNFDLRFWCMLLIIAVLSTAIGTSIYYMGIAQVGAEKASSYPLLVPVFALLTSYFILGEIPSVLTLIGGAIAIFATYLINLYKPRVKKTQ
- a CDS encoding TolC family protein yields the protein MLRILIVLSLFYGILNALSLQEAIDLTLRHNPSIKEQEYLLQESKANYKTYQSPFYPSLNLTYGTQRSNRFQRADKKTSGNLGGSVQYNLFNGFSDVYNLKSAKALLQSQDYQLEATKEDVILLVKSAYINVLRQAKNVEIAEQSKVLLEEQRRENAEFYRVGLIQKNDLLKIEVELNNTLQNLLSYQSALNYALRDLERYTRTKITLKDLEELEPKRWNLNFENLKKEMIQRRAELLFIDKIIESKGYLVQSAKGEFLPEVNFIGDYTRYGDDYALRGRDGIYKDEASVQLAFNLNLFDGFSDKYNIESAKTNKLAFESQRIALIEDLELQLFSALESYNLALNALEIAKLALKQAEENYRISKNRYTQRIDSTSDFLDAELSLTQARSNVAINTYAIMEFLAQIERITQTLLR
- a CDS encoding efflux RND transporter permease subunit, yielding MIKTLIHRPVVVIVGMILLSLFGILSLRTMPYQLTPQVTRPVISVNTTWSGATPYEIEREILERQEQVLKGIDNLETMEGFANSGRANVTLEFKIGTDLTKAMLDVSNKLNEVKGYPDAIDRPVIRATGEDTSPVVRMMLVSLDDSVRVREQRTFFNENVIQYFERIDGVAEVNFPGGDDREMHIIIDERKLAIYQLDIASVANVLDKQNVNLSAGSLDYGRKSYRVRTVGEFKNPQDILDVVIWSDGVKRVKISDVAMVKEGFENKTTVSYYRGDEKISKEALMVAIKPAADANVLELTNAVEVVFDTLNNGILKEKGLKLEWTNDQRDYIEQAIALVKGNIIVGAFLACGVLFVFLRSLTSTLIIAIAMPLSVLGTFIVMAFLNRTLNVVSLAGISFAVGMLVDSAIVVLENIDRHRKMQKNAMQAVIDGTKEVIGGLIASVLTTVAIFIPILNIQEEAGQLFRDIAIAASSAVSFSLFVSIIVIPTLSYQSSKLLGTKKSILKENKILQEIYNGGSSFSLKIREFGQWCVDWIMYFVQKSMQSSRNKILTIISLTLLSFAFSYVLLPKMEYLPQGNQNFVFGRMTPPPGLSYQEKESIGREVFECLSPYFASNGFEGNAQYPAINNLFYIGGTSDLSFGLRALDITRAADLIPLAKTCIQNIPGVSGTALQTGIFERRGSSRSVDIDLSGENIESLIASAIALEKIIKEVFVEKYGANRVVTLQMRARPSLELLYPELNLYPNLERISAVGLDVNSFGVALDVLLDGRKIGEFKEEGREKIDLVLKSQNGAIYSPEELYNASIYTSTAGIIPISTLADLKLEYGTNQIRHYERNRTITLTLSPPANITIQESMELVNGEILTRLKESGALGNNSISFSGTADALTKIKDSLILGFVLAVFIIYLLMAALYEDFVYPLIILFSVPLAVGGGFLGLWLVNVFLVYQPLDVLTMLGFIILVGIVVNNAILIVYQSLHNVRLYEMDAQSGILEAVRVRIRPIYMSTLTSLFGMLPLVVAPGAGSEIYRGLGAVILGGLGFSTVLSIFLIPCLLSFFIKRELKNA